Proteins from one Bradyrhizobium roseum genomic window:
- a CDS encoding S8 family serine peptidase, whose product MVHDGLNWLTKVRRTALILSASLVPLIAFVASEGRAQSVMRTPNLNVGSRVPTINPVAPRTTPNIAARPDFGVMARPHSDLGGRSTLSAGRFPTNSRSTCQGAGGGADGECLATSADSGKGGSGKTLARKGKGGSEKGSPQAAFNLRSVPNELVAEIDGALSTAEADELARRHGLERIASQNFPLIGGTIGLFRIVDRRPVDVVRRELAADGSVRSVQLNLLHFLQQTKKPAMEGDAAQYAVAQLRLPQAHAFVRGMNVTIAVIDSGIDARHPELANSVADSFDALGSSEGPHIHGTGIAGAIVAHGRLMGSAPEARLLAIRAFGKGSKGPESTSYVILRGLNYVAEHGAQIINMSFAGPKDPLIERGIAATAARGILMVAAAGNAGAKSPPLYPAAYPNVIAVSGTDAQERLFSASNRGSHIAVAAPGADIFLPAPDEKYQITSGTSFSAAYVSGVAALMLERNPALKPSDVRAILTKTARDLGVPGRDDQFGAGEADAFAAVTAAAAALAVPLASTGKPAGEKTPALDPSADNASVSRALNDSPPSMAAEKSAANAAK is encoded by the coding sequence ATGGTTCACGATGGCCTTAACTGGCTGACGAAGGTGCGCCGCACGGCATTGATCCTTTCGGCGTCGCTTGTGCCACTGATCGCTTTCGTCGCCTCGGAGGGCCGTGCGCAAAGCGTGATGCGCACGCCCAATCTCAATGTCGGCTCCCGGGTGCCCACCATCAATCCGGTGGCGCCACGAACCACCCCGAACATCGCAGCCCGGCCGGACTTCGGCGTCATGGCGCGGCCGCACTCGGATCTCGGTGGGCGCTCGACACTGTCTGCGGGTCGATTCCCGACCAATTCCAGATCGACCTGCCAGGGCGCTGGCGGCGGCGCGGACGGCGAATGCCTGGCGACATCGGCTGACAGCGGCAAGGGTGGTTCCGGCAAGACTCTGGCGAGGAAGGGAAAGGGCGGGTCGGAAAAGGGCAGTCCGCAGGCCGCGTTCAATCTGCGTTCCGTTCCTAACGAACTCGTTGCGGAAATCGACGGCGCCTTGTCCACCGCCGAGGCTGATGAACTGGCACGGCGTCACGGCCTGGAGCGCATCGCCTCGCAAAATTTTCCGCTGATCGGCGGCACCATCGGCCTGTTCCGCATCGTCGACCGGAGGCCGGTGGACGTGGTGCGCCGCGAACTCGCCGCCGACGGCAGCGTGCGTTCGGTACAGCTCAATCTCCTTCACTTCCTGCAGCAGACGAAGAAACCCGCGATGGAGGGCGATGCCGCGCAATATGCCGTCGCCCAGCTCAGGCTGCCGCAGGCGCATGCGTTCGTCCGCGGCATGAACGTGACGATCGCGGTGATCGATTCCGGGATCGATGCCAGACATCCCGAACTCGCCAATTCCGTCGCCGACAGTTTCGACGCGCTCGGCAGCAGCGAAGGTCCGCATATCCATGGAACCGGGATTGCCGGCGCGATCGTGGCGCACGGCAGGTTGATGGGTAGCGCGCCGGAGGCGCGGCTGCTCGCGATCCGCGCCTTCGGCAAGGGATCGAAGGGCCCGGAGAGCACGTCCTATGTGATCCTGAGAGGATTGAACTACGTCGCCGAGCACGGCGCACAGATCATCAATATGAGCTTTGCCGGTCCGAAGGACCCGCTGATCGAGCGCGGCATCGCGGCGACCGCTGCCCGTGGCATCCTGATGGTGGCTGCGGCCGGCAATGCCGGGGCGAAATCGCCGCCGCTCTATCCCGCCGCCTATCCGAATGTGATCGCGGTAAGCGGAACCGATGCGCAGGAAAGACTTTTTTCGGCCTCGAACCGGGGCAGCCACATCGCGGTCGCCGCACCCGGCGCGGATATCTTCCTGCCCGCGCCGGACGAAAAATATCAGATCACATCGGGCACCTCGTTCTCGGCCGCCTATGTCAGCGGCGTCGCGGCGCTGATGCTGGAGCGTAATCCGGCATTGAAGCCGTCCGATGTTCGCGCAATCCTGACGAAGACCGCCCGCGATCTCGGTGTGCCTGGTCGTGACGATCAGTTTGGCGCAGGGGAGGCCGACGCCTTTGCCGCGGTTACCGCCGCAGCCGCAGCGCTGGCGGTTCCGCTGGCCTCGACCGGCAAGCCTGCGGGAGAAAAGACGCCGGCGCTCGATCCGTCCGCGGATAACGCTTCCGTGAGCCGGGCGCTGAATGACTCTCCGCCATCGATGGCAGCGGAAAAATCGGCGGCAAACGCTGCGAAATAG
- a CDS encoding TIGR03809 family protein, with product MAHPADVARGRNIVARWCNLAERRLEHLTELFESGRWRRYHSEREFLENIQEAKVAVETWRDLLSREAALDNTAIDLTWLGRRRTTPLPLTPLPRDQGLHQPIVQLKPKPAPAVVAAAVAATPVVTPPVVAAPVIAATPFREVPADVLVALESQLVAADEARSAPDGLGLDEMQFPALDLDAMKDRYPLLRNAL from the coding sequence ATGGCACACCCTGCAGACGTCGCGCGCGGCCGCAACATCGTTGCGCGCTGGTGCAACCTGGCCGAGCGACGGTTGGAACACCTCACCGAACTGTTTGAGAGCGGGCGCTGGCGCCGATATCACAGCGAGCGCGAATTTCTCGAAAACATCCAGGAAGCCAAGGTTGCCGTGGAAACCTGGCGCGATCTGCTGAGCCGCGAAGCCGCGCTCGACAACACGGCGATCGACCTGACCTGGCTCGGCCGCCGCCGAACCACCCCGCTGCCGTTGACACCGCTGCCGCGCGATCAGGGACTTCATCAGCCGATTGTGCAGCTTAAGCCGAAACCGGCGCCTGCCGTCGTCGCGGCCGCGGTCGCCGCAACGCCTGTTGTCACACCGCCTGTCGTCGCGGCGCCCGTGATCGCGGCGACGCCGTTCCGCGAGGTGCCCGCCGACGTCCTGGTCGCACTGGAAAGCCAGCTCGTGGCCGCGGACGAGGCACGTTCCGCGCCGGATGGGCTGGGGCTCGATGAAATGCAGTTCCCCGCGCTCGATCTCGACGCCATGAAGGATCGGTATCCGCTGCTGCGCAACGCGCTGTAA
- a CDS encoding TIGR03808 family TAT-translocated repetitive protein: protein MDMNRRRLIGGSAAGVAGALAMSPDAARAAPLTATLGRDVSQYGVRPGSPDDQTAKLQRAIDEAARAQVPLALPPGVYRTGLLRLQSGTQLVGVRGATKLVFSGGASMLQSEGGNSIGLTGISLDGGKIPLPERRGLVHCLGGRDVRIVDCELSDSGGNGIWLEQVSGDVSGNIFTRIATTAVVSFDAKGLIVSRNTISGTNDNGIEILRTSIGDDGTLVLDNRIEDIKAGPGGSGQYGNAINAFRAGNVIVRGNRIKNCDYSAVRGNSASNIHITDNSVSNVREVALYSEFAFEAAVIANNTVDGAAVGVSVCNFNEGGRIAVVQGNIIRNLLPKRPIGTAPDDDAGIGIYVEADSSVTGNVVENAPSFGIIAGWGKYLRDVAITGNVIRNAFVGVGVSVLPGAGTALVNNNMISGTPRGAVVGLDHARTITTDLSAEGAQRYAQVVVGGNAVRR from the coding sequence ATGGACATGAACCGCCGCCGTCTCATTGGAGGATCCGCCGCCGGGGTCGCCGGCGCGCTGGCGATGTCGCCCGACGCTGCGCGTGCCGCGCCCCTGACCGCCACGCTCGGGCGCGACGTCTCGCAATATGGCGTGCGTCCCGGCAGCCCCGACGACCAGACCGCAAAGCTGCAGCGCGCGATCGACGAGGCCGCCCGCGCGCAAGTGCCGCTGGCGCTGCCGCCAGGGGTCTATCGCACCGGCTTGCTTCGCCTGCAAAGCGGTACGCAACTGGTTGGCGTGCGGGGCGCAACGAAGCTGGTCTTCAGTGGTGGGGCTTCAATGCTGCAGAGCGAAGGCGGCAACAGCATCGGCCTGACCGGCATCAGTCTCGACGGCGGCAAAATTCCGCTGCCCGAGCGGCGCGGACTGGTACATTGCCTCGGCGGACGCGATGTCCGCATCGTCGACTGCGAACTATCGGATAGCGGCGGCAACGGCATCTGGCTGGAGCAGGTTTCGGGCGACGTCTCCGGCAACATCTTTACCAGGATCGCGACCACCGCCGTCGTTTCCTTCGACGCAAAGGGCCTGATCGTCTCGCGCAACACCATCAGTGGCACCAACGACAACGGCATCGAGATCCTGCGCACCTCGATCGGCGACGACGGCACGCTCGTCCTCGACAACCGCATCGAGGACATCAAGGCCGGCCCCGGCGGCTCCGGGCAATACGGCAACGCCATCAACGCGTTTCGCGCCGGCAATGTGATCGTGCGCGGCAATCGGATCAAGAATTGCGACTACTCCGCGGTGCGCGGCAATTCGGCATCGAACATCCACATCACCGACAACAGCGTCAGCAATGTCCGCGAGGTCGCGCTCTATTCGGAGTTCGCCTTCGAGGCCGCCGTGATCGCCAACAATACGGTGGACGGGGCCGCGGTCGGCGTCTCCGTGTGCAACTTCAACGAGGGCGGGCGCATCGCCGTCGTCCAGGGCAACATCATTCGCAATCTCCTGCCAAAACGGCCGATCGGCACCGCGCCGGACGACGACGCCGGGATCGGCATCTATGTCGAGGCGGACTCATCGGTGACCGGCAACGTGGTCGAAAACGCCCCCTCGTTCGGGATCATCGCCGGCTGGGGCAAATATCTCCGCGACGTCGCCATCACGGGCAACGTCATCCGCAACGCCTTCGTCGGCGTCGGGGTCTCGGTGCTGCCGGGCGCCGGCACGGCGCTGGTCAACAACAACATGATTTCAGGAACCCCGCGCGGCGCCGTGGTCGGCCTCGATCACGCCCGCACCATCACGACCGATCTGTCGGCCGAAGGCGCGCAGCGTTACGCGCAGGTGGTGGTCGGCGGCAATGCGGTGCGGCGGTAG
- a CDS encoding pyroglutamyl-peptidase I, whose translation MSEKLRILVTGFGPFPGAPYNPTQPLVARLTQLRRPAFSDVELSSHIFPVTYTAVDRELPIALAQHKPHALLMFGLAGRTGFLRIETRARNAVTMLWPDAAQTRSRKGSIADGAGARRFGPHTAKLLRAARTTGIDARASRDAGSYLCNYLSWRAIEAVETANGPRLAAFIHIPPLARGGAVQRRGFSRITLDELVDAGEAMLLEMVRLARRSA comes from the coding sequence GTGAGCGAAAAGCTTCGCATTCTCGTCACCGGCTTCGGCCCGTTTCCCGGCGCGCCGTACAACCCGACGCAGCCGCTGGTGGCGCGGCTGACGCAGCTGCGGCGCCCCGCCTTCAGCGATGTCGAACTCTCCAGTCATATCTTTCCCGTGACCTACACGGCGGTCGATCGGGAATTGCCGATCGCGTTGGCACAACACAAGCCGCACGCGCTGCTGATGTTCGGTCTCGCCGGCCGCACCGGATTTCTCCGGATCGAGACCCGCGCCCGCAATGCCGTCACCATGCTGTGGCCCGACGCCGCGCAAACCCGGTCGCGTAAGGGATCGATCGCCGACGGCGCCGGCGCGCGGAGGTTCGGCCCGCACACCGCAAAGCTGCTGCGCGCCGCCCGGACCACCGGGATCGACGCCCGCGCCTCGCGCGATGCCGGAAGCTATCTCTGCAACTATCTGAGCTGGCGCGCGATCGAGGCCGTCGAGACAGCCAACGGCCCGCGCCTCGCCGCCTTCATCCACATCCCGCCCCTGGCACGCGGCGGCGCCGTCCAGCGCAGGGGATTTTCGCGGATCACGCTGGACGAACTGGTCGATGCCGGCGAGGCCATGTTGCTGGAAATGGTGAGGCTGGCGCGACGGTCTGCGTAG
- the meaB gene encoding methylmalonyl Co-A mutase-associated GTPase MeaB has translation MTLPKNPSPDIGKLADDLRSGQRAALARAITLVESRRGDHQAAARDLVQALLADTGKAIRVGITGSPGVGKSTTIDELGMFLIGRGHKVAVLAVDPSSARTGGSILGDKTRMARLSNSDAAFIRPSPSSGTLGGVAAKTREAMLLCEAAGFDVVLVETVGIGQSETAVCDMTDFFLALMLPGAGDELQGIKKGLVELADMIAINKADGDNIKRANLAAAEYRGALHILSPRSEHWHPPVLTYSALTGTGMDALWQKILDHRTAMNASGEFAARRREQQVKWMWSMLEQRMMARLRADPAVRARVKKTEAEVADGRIAPAVAAEQIAEWLR, from the coding sequence ATGACCCTGCCGAAGAATCCGTCCCCCGATATCGGGAAACTCGCCGACGACCTCCGTTCCGGCCAGCGCGCGGCGCTGGCGCGCGCGATCACGCTGGTCGAGAGCCGGCGCGGCGATCACCAGGCGGCGGCGCGTGATCTGGTGCAGGCGCTGCTGGCGGACACCGGCAAGGCGATCCGCGTCGGCATCACCGGTTCGCCCGGGGTCGGCAAATCCACCACCATCGATGAACTCGGCATGTTCCTGATCGGGCGCGGCCACAAGGTCGCGGTGCTGGCGGTGGACCCCTCCTCGGCCCGCACCGGCGGCTCGATCCTCGGCGACAAGACGCGGATGGCGCGGCTTTCGAATTCGGACGCCGCCTTCATCCGGCCCTCGCCCTCGTCAGGCACGCTCGGCGGCGTCGCCGCCAAGACCCGCGAGGCGATGCTGCTGTGCGAGGCGGCCGGCTTCGACGTGGTGCTGGTGGAAACCGTCGGCATCGGCCAGTCCGAGACCGCGGTCTGCGACATGACCGATTTCTTTCTTGCCTTGATGCTGCCCGGCGCCGGCGACGAATTGCAGGGCATCAAGAAGGGCCTGGTCGAACTCGCCGACATGATCGCCATCAACAAGGCCGACGGCGACAACATCAAGCGCGCCAACCTGGCGGCGGCCGAATATCGCGGCGCGCTGCATATTCTGAGCCCCCGCTCCGAGCACTGGCATCCGCCGGTGCTAACCTATTCGGCGCTGACCGGCACCGGGATGGATGCGCTGTGGCAGAAGATCCTCGATCACCGCACCGCCATGAACGCCTCGGGCGAGTTCGCAGCAAGGCGGCGCGAGCAGCAGGTAAAATGGATGTGGTCGATGCTGGAACAGCGGATGATGGCCCGTTTGCGCGCCGATCCGGCGGTTCGCGCCAGGGTGAAGAAGACCGAGGCCGAGGTGGCCGACGGCCGAATCGCACCCGCGGTCGCCGCCGAGCAGATCGCGGAGTGGCTGCGGTGA
- a CDS encoding tripartite tricarboxylate transporter permease: MLKTLIDAFALISTWEVIIAMFAASVYGLVIGSLPGLSATMATALLVPVTFYLSPIAAIATIVAASTMAIFSGDIPGALLRIPGTPASAAYADEAYAMTRKGEAELALGAGVWFSAVGGIAGTLSLMILAPPLAEIALSFSTFEYFWLALLGLMCATLVARSSPVKAIASMFIGLLVACIGIENPGGVPRFTFGITDLFGGIEPIPALVGVFAVAQVMRAMLTPEPPPIPKRKFGSIMAGQWRLTKKYHWQMTRGNIIGIIIGVLPGAGADMAAWVSYAMSKRFSKEPEKFGTGHVEGLVEAGASNNASIASGWVPSLLFGIPGDTIAAIAIGVLYMKGLNPGPTLFTEKASSMYAIYLMFIIANIIMIPLGIIMIRLASHVLRAPRSSIMPVIMLCCAVGSFAIGNNMFGVVTVATFGIIGYVMEENGYPVAAMVLGIVMGTMIEQSFVTSLIKSDGSIFPFFERPIAAILAAMAIGALIWPLLIWVWRKARGTAPAGASAR; this comes from the coding sequence ATGCTCAAAACCCTGATTGACGCGTTCGCGCTCATTTCCACCTGGGAAGTCATCATCGCGATGTTCGCGGCCTCGGTGTATGGCCTTGTGATCGGCTCGCTCCCCGGCCTGTCCGCGACCATGGCGACCGCGCTGCTGGTCCCCGTCACCTTCTATCTGTCGCCGATCGCGGCGATCGCGACCATCGTCGCGGCGTCCACGATGGCGATTTTCTCCGGCGACATCCCCGGCGCGCTGCTGCGGATTCCCGGCACCCCGGCTTCGGCGGCCTACGCCGACGAGGCCTATGCGATGACGCGCAAGGGCGAGGCGGAACTGGCGCTCGGCGCGGGCGTCTGGTTCTCCGCCGTGGGCGGCATCGCCGGCACGCTGTCGCTGATGATCCTGGCGCCGCCGCTAGCCGAAATCGCGCTGTCGTTCTCGACGTTCGAATATTTCTGGCTGGCGCTGCTCGGCCTGATGTGCGCCACGCTGGTCGCCCGCTCCTCGCCGGTGAAGGCCATCGCCAGCATGTTCATCGGACTGCTGGTCGCCTGCATCGGCATCGAAAATCCCGGCGGCGTGCCGCGCTTCACGTTCGGCATCACCGACCTGTTCGGCGGCATCGAACCGATCCCGGCGCTGGTCGGCGTTTTCGCCGTGGCACAGGTGATGCGCGCGATGCTGACGCCGGAGCCGCCGCCGATCCCGAAGCGCAAATTCGGGAGCATCATGGCGGGCCAGTGGCGGCTGACCAAGAAGTATCACTGGCAGATGACGCGCGGAAATATCATCGGCATCATCATCGGCGTCTTGCCGGGCGCTGGCGCCGACATGGCGGCCTGGGTCAGCTACGCGATGTCCAAGCGCTTTTCCAAGGAGCCGGAAAAATTCGGCACCGGCCATGTCGAGGGCCTGGTCGAGGCCGGCGCCAGCAACAACGCCAGCATCGCCTCGGGATGGGTGCCGTCGCTGCTGTTCGGCATTCCCGGCGACACCATCGCGGCCATCGCGATCGGCGTGCTTTACATGAAGGGCCTGAACCCCGGCCCGACGCTATTCACCGAAAAAGCGTCGAGCATGTACGCGATCTATCTGATGTTCATCATCGCCAACATCATCATGATTCCGCTGGGAATCATCATGATCCGGCTGGCGAGCCACGTGCTGCGCGCGCCACGCTCCAGCATCATGCCGGTCATCATGCTGTGCTGCGCGGTCGGTTCCTTTGCCATCGGCAACAACATGTTCGGCGTCGTCACCGTCGCGACCTTCGGGATCATCGGCTACGTCATGGAAGAAAACGGCTATCCGGTCGCCGCGATGGTGCTCGGCATCGTGATGGGCACCATGATCGAGCAGAGCTTCGTCACGTCGCTGATCAAGTCCGACGGCAGCATATTTCCGTTCTTCGAGCGGCCGATCGCCGCGATCCTCGCCGCCATGGCGATCGGTGCGCTGATCTGGCCGTTGCTGATCTGGGTATGGCGGAAGGCCAGGGGAACGGCGCCCGCGGGCGCATCGGCGCGCTGA
- a CDS encoding tripartite tricarboxylate transporter TctB family protein, whose product MRLPDRVTGLFLVGLGAAAAYGGWQLPPVPGQPVGPNVFPLVIGTGLALCGLAIAFGIGHSFEEEEELIPVEGDQPKPAPPGRFYGLRALLPPALLLFYVAVADRLGFIITAALIVFVTSTALGARWKLSLPLAVLAPIGVHLIFSKLLRVPLPIGLLPMPW is encoded by the coding sequence ATGCGTCTTCCCGATCGCGTCACGGGATTGTTTCTCGTTGGCCTCGGCGCGGCTGCGGCCTATGGCGGCTGGCAGCTGCCGCCGGTGCCGGGGCAGCCGGTCGGGCCCAACGTGTTTCCGCTGGTGATCGGAACGGGGCTCGCATTATGCGGGCTCGCCATCGCATTCGGGATCGGGCACTCCTTCGAAGAGGAAGAAGAGCTGATCCCGGTCGAGGGCGACCAGCCCAAGCCGGCGCCGCCCGGCCGGTTCTACGGGCTTCGCGCGCTGCTGCCGCCGGCGCTACTGCTGTTCTATGTGGCGGTCGCCGACCGGCTCGGCTTCATCATCACGGCCGCGCTGATCGTATTCGTGACCTCGACCGCGCTCGGCGCCCGCTGGAAGCTGTCGCTGCCGCTCGCCGTGCTGGCGCCGATCGGCGTCCATCTGATTTTCTCGAAACTGCTGCGCGTGCCGCTGCCCATCGGGCTGCTGCCGATGCCCTGGTAG
- a CDS encoding tripartite tricarboxylate transporter substrate binding protein — protein MSRKITRRAFAASSAAAAAVAGFGLKPAFAQAYPARPVTVIVPWGAGGGTDATARIVAALLEKDLGQPFNVVNRTGGSGVVGHSAIATAAPDGYTIGMLTVEISMMHWQGLTELAPKSYTPLALMNEDPPGIQVSSGSPYKTVKELADAIKAAPAGKFKASGTGQGGIWHLALVGWMQAMGLAPNHVAWVPSNGAAPAMQDLAAGGLDLTTCSVPEARAIIEAGKARSLAVMAKARNPAFPDVPTLKEAMGIDYSTGAWRGIAGPKGLPADVATKLTAALKKVYDSKEFKEFMSNRGFGTVWGDATEFAGFMDKGDAQMGVAMKAAGLSKA, from the coding sequence ATGTCCAGAAAGATCACGCGCCGTGCGTTTGCGGCTTCATCAGCGGCTGCGGCGGCTGTCGCCGGTTTCGGCCTCAAGCCGGCCTTCGCGCAGGCCTATCCGGCGCGTCCGGTGACCGTGATCGTGCCGTGGGGCGCCGGCGGCGGCACAGATGCCACCGCGCGCATCGTAGCAGCCCTGCTGGAGAAAGACCTCGGCCAGCCGTTCAACGTCGTCAACCGCACCGGCGGCTCCGGCGTGGTCGGCCATTCCGCCATCGCCACCGCGGCGCCCGACGGCTACACCATCGGCATGCTGACGGTGGAAATCTCGATGATGCACTGGCAGGGGCTCACGGAACTGGCACCCAAGAGCTACACGCCGCTGGCGCTGATGAACGAGGATCCGCCCGGCATCCAGGTCAGTTCGGGATCGCCCTACAAGACCGTCAAGGAACTCGCCGACGCCATCAAGGCAGCACCCGCCGGCAAGTTCAAGGCCTCCGGCACCGGCCAGGGCGGCATCTGGCATCTGGCGCTGGTGGGCTGGATGCAGGCGATGGGCCTGGCGCCAAATCATGTTGCCTGGGTGCCGTCGAACGGCGCCGCGCCCGCGATGCAGGATCTCGCTGCCGGCGGCCTCGACCTCACCACCTGCTCGGTGCCGGAAGCGCGCGCGATCATCGAGGCCGGCAAGGCGCGCAGCCTCGCCGTGATGGCCAAGGCCCGAAATCCCGCCTTCCCCGACGTGCCGACGCTGAAGGAAGCCATGGGCATCGACTATTCGACCGGGGCGTGGCGCGGCATCGCCGGCCCGAAAGGCCTGCCGGCCGACGTCGCGACCAAGCTCACCGCGGCGCTGAAGAAGGTTTACGACTCCAAGGAATTCAAGGAGTTCATGAGCAACCGCGGTTTTGGTACCGTCTGGGGTGACGCGACCGAATTCGCCGGATTCATGGACAAGGGCGACGCCCAGATGGGTGTGGCGATGAAAGCCGCCGGCCTCTCGAAGGCCTGA
- a CDS encoding DUF3298 and DUF4163 domain-containing protein, protein MTSLRLSRTVVLAGAVACMAALGVALAAEPKPDISIKTKALEASVFLDAKIKADPALAANSVAEGRKWAEKNRAEADKDHESNPELFPNGPWTMERKYETRSVVDGRYVSIVRNDYENTGGAHPNSSTDTILWDKTAGKRISIRPFFTETDDSGQTLKAMRLGVVASLKTEKKQRGLEDFDVSAIEAIEPKLLKIGPVSLAPSTVKGKSSGLTFHYSPYAVGSYAEGAYVAFVPWETLRPYLTPEGVRIFGGARPKHDEDRPQ, encoded by the coding sequence ATGACATCGCTTAGACTTTCTAGAACCGTCGTTCTGGCCGGCGCCGTCGCGTGCATGGCGGCGCTGGGCGTCGCCCTCGCCGCCGAACCCAAACCGGACATTTCCATCAAGACCAAAGCGCTCGAAGCCAGCGTTTTCCTCGACGCGAAGATCAAGGCCGACCCTGCGCTTGCCGCGAACAGCGTGGCCGAGGGCAGGAAGTGGGCGGAGAAAAACCGCGCCGAAGCCGACAAGGATCACGAGAGCAATCCGGAACTGTTCCCCAACGGTCCCTGGACCATGGAGCGAAAATACGAGACGCGCTCGGTGGTCGATGGCCGCTATGTCAGCATCGTCAGGAACGATTACGAAAACACCGGCGGCGCGCATCCCAACAGTTCGACGGACACGATCCTGTGGGACAAAACCGCCGGCAAACGCATCAGCATCCGACCGTTCTTCACCGAAACGGACGACAGCGGTCAGACGCTGAAGGCGATGCGGCTAGGCGTCGTGGCCTCGCTCAAGACCGAAAAGAAGCAGCGCGGGCTGGAAGACTTCGATGTCAGCGCCATCGAAGCCATCGAGCCAAAGCTGCTCAAGATCGGGCCGGTGTCGCTGGCGCCATCGACCGTGAAAGGCAAGAGCTCCGGCCTGACCTTTCACTACTCGCCTTACGCGGTCGGCTCCTACGCCGAGGGCGCCTATGTCGCCTTCGTGCCGTGGGAGACCTTGCGGCCGTACCTGACCCCCGAAGGCGTCAGGATTTTCGGCGGAGCGCGGCCGAAGCACGACGAAGACCGGCCGCAATGA